Within Wyeomyia smithii strain HCP4-BCI-WySm-NY-G18 chromosome 2, ASM2978416v1, whole genome shotgun sequence, the genomic segment gatagaagaatagtttgttcagcaaagttgtagtagattcaaaattatgaaactttgttgaacaaatgaaaatcctatcttctttcggtacaaagtcataaagtatattacatggaacttacttaaaagttagttttttgtactttactttTGTTGGTTGCGTTTTACACGAAATTATTGTTCGAAAGAATTGtaagggcacacaaaacacacatttttgtcaaaggtcatatatctccaggacttttccttacaaagttatatcatattttagctaactttttcgataacttcaagaacgtattggttaaaaaggggcaagtggaatactaacttttttgtgttaagagatagtgGAATGGTtaatttggcaaagttttagaacgtgcaaaaatatgaatttttgctgaacaaacaaaattcctatcttcattgggtacagagttacggagtattttctgtgaaaattacttaaaagttaattttttgcacttaacttctGTTAGCTACATTGtacaagaaaacgttgctctaaagaagcatttgggcatacaaaacacacgtttttgtcgaagaccacacatctccaggacttttccttacaaagttatagcatgtttaagcttattttttcgattacTACCACAATACTTTCATAACATGCACGAGTACTTGTCGCGAACTTACAGCAAACAATTTAATATGCCGTaaatatttcatttcagataatCCCATCAAGAAAAGATGAATCATCTCTGACCCATGCGCAACACGGTGAGATCAGCAATCATTCTAAAACACCTGTACGTAGTCCCACCAAAGGCGATTTATTCAAATCACAATGAACAAAGTTAAGACACTGTTCCATTCCACATCGCTTGACGGTGCTGCCGCCTCGCACAAATCGAACCGGGCGAATAATAACGATCGACTCGAGCCAGTAGTAGGTTTTAAGCTAGTACTAGACCCCGGTTTGAGTACCGGCTGTGATAACGGTAATGGCGATGCAAGCGGCACCATAAACAGCAGCAACCAAACGACAGCAGCGAACGAGTCAAACGCGACCGTTCCTGAGCTACAAGTTCATTTAGTTGGTGCGCGCCACCTACCGAGCAGCTTCGGACTAAAAAACGTCGAGGGGTACATGGTTAAAATCAAGCTGTTTCCCGGCGCTGCCAAGTTTGATTCATCCATTCAGACGGCCTCGTGGCCGATGTTCGGTGAAACTTTCCATTTCCCACTGGCTGCTAGTCTCAAGTtagtttaaaaaattgattaaaaagtGAACCCTCAAAATCACATTTGTTTTACAGATCTTCTTTTCGTGTCAAGAAAAATCAGCCAAAAGAAAAACCGGATTTAACGATCCCGGAAAAAGTATTTAACGGAAATTTTGTCGTTTTTACAGTATTTGCTCTCTTGGAGTTACCTCCTGGGGTAAGCAACTGCTTTCCTTTAAGTTTGAACCATGCAAACTAAttgattatttttgatttttaaccAGTACACAGCAACATTCAAGCACAAAACGATGACTTTCATACGGCAGGGCAGCCAACGTTTGAAGGACAAACCGGTCATCGGTAAACTAGTCAAAGACGTTGAACCACCGGATTCGAAGAGTGCCAACTTTGATCAGAAGCAAAACCTGAAGAAGCTCACAACCAGTGAAAGCCAACGGAACATTGGATCAGTGACGTACTTCCTGGAACCGAAGGCATTCAAAGAAGTATGTAAGGGTCGCCTATTCTCCACCCAGGAGATGTGGCTTCCGATAAAAGACATCACAGTGACGCAACCGGCCGAGTCTCGAGTTACGGTATGTTTTTCAGTACTTCTAAGTTTATCATAGACTAACcaatttcaaacttttaggtaTTCCAAAGCCCCAAAGGACAGGTGGAAGTAACATTGCAGCTGTCCGATTATACGGATGTCAACTTCGACCGAAAACAATCCGCGGAGGATCTATCATTCAATGTTGACGGTCCGTACTCATCTACCTCATCTGGGTGTTCTTCACCTAGTGTTTATAGTCCTATGAGTCCCACCAGTCCTACCAGTCCCGCGTCTCCTACCTGTGGTTCTCCAGTTCCAAACTCGGGCTCTTCCCGCAAGAGTCGATTCAGTTTTAAACGGATGGTGAAGAGCGTTAAGAACCGAGACAGAAATCAAAACGGGTTGTGTTTGAAAATTTCCACCGCTAAGATTCGCTGTGGAATAAAGGTCAAGGAAGAGTTCGAGGCAGTTAACGAGAAAATCTACATGAAGACGACCGTGCTTGAGCACGAGATACTATCGGCAACGTGGAAGTCAGAACCCTTCCGACCGACGCTGTCCACCCGTTGGAATCCAGATGAGTGCACCATTGTGTTGCCGCTAAGCAGCGAGCGCAGTTTGGATCACGTCTCAATCCGGGTTGCTTTGGCCGCGAAAAACAAGTTgggtaaaaaagtatacttgGGGCAACTGTTTCTGGGTCCAAACGCAGCCAACACCAACTCGATCAAGCAGGACCAATGGAAAAAAATGGTGGCCTACAAGGGATCACCCATATCGGCGTGGCATAGTTTTGAGTAATTTTATTATCGTTAATTAATGTTATAATTGTCTGCTGTTTTACACACGTCGCACTGGCGAAAAGTTGTTGTATATTACTGTGTCATATAGTATTATTTAATTATCtgttttcaaataataaaacacttaaaTAATATTCtgaattaaaaatattcattATTAAATATCACAAtgaattcagtttcagttttgccctaaaatttttaatgtgcaACGAATAAAGCGATGGTACTTTGAACGTAGACTGTAAAACATAACTACACGTAAATAAGAGAAAATTCTAAAGAagccatttttttcagttttgtcaTAATGCGATTAATAATTGTATTTTAATGTTTTGCATTTCTATACTGACTTAAATAATTCaactagattttttttcgatttgttgcTTTAATCACACTATTATCTAGCAATGAATCCTTGAAGCAATATGAGCAAATTTGTTTCTTCTTTTTGCGCCAAGATTCTTGAGCATCAAGATTTTCAACTAATCTAATGACAAAACGGTAACAAAGTAACTGTTATCAATTTAACCATATTCTTCTCTACCTAGTGTATTGATGATATTAGGCGGCAGTGACTCAATTTACTACTTATTTGCTATAAAGCATTTCCAGTCAATTGGCGAATCGAATTTTCGCGACTATTTTTGTTAAGGTTTCATTTTTCTTTAAACAGCTTCCTTTTCGTCTAgaataagtttttttaaataaatcttCAAGAAAACGAGAAAGCGAGAAAAACGTTTATATTCAATGTGATAAAATTATGAAACTAATTTCCTACGATGTATTTCCTCAGAAATAAAAGCTTATTCGCTCTCGTTGAAACAGACAGTCCATAAAGCCCCTTTAAAGTTCGAGTTTCTTTTATTTCCTTTTAATTACCTTGTACCGATATCTGAAACTAATTAAATTATTATGCAATCAACACAAACGATCAACCGTTTGCGGTGCTTTATGGGCAGGAGTGACATCTCCATTCAATTGCTAGCAATTTGCTCTGATCCAATCAATTTCGGCCTTGATATGTTAGCTGCAGCACTATTTGCGTTGCTCACGTTGCTTTCACGCAGCGACAGACGCTCTGTCTGACTCTGAAAAACAAAGTCCCACCCATTAGTTAAACCTTTGGCTGTGGTTTAGTTCCGCTGGCTTGGTAGTCACAATTAAAACGGCCAACCTGATTCATCAATAAAACAGATTTTTGTCCAATGTCTggggaattgaaaatgaaaaccgTTGTCTCGAAATGAATCGAAAGTAAAAGTACATAAAAAACAAGTTGACGCATAAGATATGCCACAAATTTCGCTGATTTCGGTGAGCTTGACAAAACGTGGTCTATGGGGTTTTGTGTAGAGAGGTGTCACCAATCTTCCTAAACCGGTCAGTTCGGGTGGTGGGGACTCCCGCATTATACAACCGATTTTCTTTCAGCTTGATGGATTCTTCCGGTAGTTGGCTACGTTGGAGAAATTGGTAAGTAACGATGTCGCTTACGGTTGGAATGGGAGGTTTATTGCTAACCGAGAGAGGCCAAAACAAAATGCAGTTTCATTATTTAAGGTCAAACTTTCGGGGTATATTTAATTGCAGCTTTATAATTTAATTAAATGCTTGCCTAGTGACGGACTTGCTGAGTTACGGCGCTAAGGTAAAAACGTTGAATTGAGTAATATAGCAAAGTTTACCGAAAACTGCGAGGGAAAGTTTGTGGTGGTTTATTGTGTAATGATAATGTCAACGTAACTTGTTAGGTACCaccttatttttattatttgtctTTATTCCATCCGACATTATAGTCTCaatgaatataaatataattgTAAAAACAGTTATCTAAACATAAATTGCGATATTCTAGTTTTAAACTCGTTAAAAGTCAgattaaaatcataaaattgtgACACATTGTTGAAAACGTCCATCATCGATCGAATCGGTTTGTGTAGGGTGTAGTCTTGTCGACTTAATGGCAATCGTAGAAATAGAGCTCTGCGGAGGGAGTATCCCTAAATTTTTTGGCATATTTGTCTGAGAAGATTTGGCGCATCAGTGTCTTCGGTTAAAAGCTTAGCAATGAACAACGCCTCAGCACGTTTTCTTCTTTGCTGCAGAGTTTCTAAGCCAATCAGCTTACAACGGTTCTCGTATGGTGGCAGGTTTTGCGGATCGTTTCATGGTAGGTTGCGTAGAGCAAATCTTATTAACcttttttggacagattcaatccGAGCCTCAGGAGAATTGTGATAAGGGTCCCAAATTACCGAAGCAGTTTCTAGTATAGGCCGCACGAGGCTGACGTATAAGGATTTCTGTGTGTGCGGATCCTTAAAGTCCTTAGAAACTTACTTACGAAGCCAAGTAGAAGTCGAAGATGTCCTCATGGTGATTCTCAAACGTAAGGGCCGTGTCTAATATATCGCCAAAGTCCCGAACTTTTTGCATCCTCCGTTCTCGGCATAGACAAGGCAACAACCAGCTCCAAGATATGCAAATGCGTCGTTTATGAATAGCGAAAACAGAAGAGGACTCAAGTTACTACCTTTAGGCACACCCGAACTATTAGTGAACCAGCGTAAAGACGATCCATCTATTTTTATAGCCAACTTTCTCTCACATATATACGACCGGAGCCATTCAACGAAGTCAGAAGAGCATCCGATTTTGCTCAGCTTAGCCAGCAATATAGAATGGATCACTTTGTCAAATGCCGTCTTAAGATCAGTATAAACGGCATCCACTTGTCGTCCCTTTCCTATCTGACGAATACAGTAGGATGTAAATTCACACAGATTCGTTGTGACGCAtcgtccagaaaaaaaaaccgtgttggtATGTGGAGATGTAGCTTTTAGTTTGGTAAAGGTAGCGGTTCTGAGCGACAAATTAAACAGGTACATCAGGGGTGACttcaattgtaaaaaaatattttttcaacatgcatGCTGTGATTTCATTCGGACCCGGTTGGTTagacatgtttatttttttcatcgccTTGTGCATAATTTCAGAGATAATTTCGGGCAAACTTACGTTAACAGGTACCGCAGGTGTGAGTTCCAGAGCATCCTCAACTTTCCCAGAGTTGACTCCATACACTGAGCTGAAAAATGTTGCAAACAGGTTGCATTTATCAGCCATGGTGCTAGCTGTATGTTGATCCAGGAATATAGACGATGGTAGCCCAGACTCTTTGCGCTTCgattttataaaatttcaaaacctttttgggtTGCGTTTAAGATTCAGCTGGTAGATGCGACGTGGCGCATGAATTTTTTCACAATGCTACAGCTTACAGTagcattgtgaaaaaaaaatcattttcaagagGTTAAAAGTTTCTGACAGctgaatttttgcctttctcctagaaaggtatagcaatcactgaaaaaaccaaaggtatagaagtgctccaaagggccgaatgtcgtatatcactcgactcagttcgacgagccgagcattttctgtatgtgtgtctgtatgtgtgtgtgtgtgtgtgtgtgtgtgtgtgtgtgtgtgtaacgctctcccaatctcactcgattttctcagagatggctggaccgatttccataaaattaattgcaaatgaaaggtctaattgccccataagactctattgcattttattgtaatcggatttttagtttagaggttatgtttaaaaatgtaacatCACGAAaaatcattatctcaaaaaccaatcaaccgatttgaacaaaattggtttcaaaagaacgggctacctggaaaacccttaacttttgaattttataaagattgcacgtatggttcaaaagttatgaacaaaAACATGTTCTGGAGActctttaatctcactcatgtttctcagagatggctgaatcgattttcataaaattaattccatatggaaggtcttgttgccccataagaccctattgatttgttttgcaatcggagttttactttgtctgttatgtttaaaaatgtgaaatccagccttgagaagaaacatattccgaagactatttaaactcactcacttttcttagaaatagctgaaccgatttccacaaaattagtgtcaaatgaaaggtctagctgccccatatcacttttttgaattttattgtaatcgaactgtaactttgtctgtaatgtatcaaactgtgaaaattacgaaacttcaatatcacagaaactacacaaccgggacacaaacacttatATGTCCTACTAATAGTTGGACATCGCCCTGCAGATAAGTAACagcttacccgaaaccggtcggtaaaaaggtaatttttaaattgtaagaacCGTAAGTGTTTGTGTTccgtttaatatttattcaatagttcttacgttgcactaaaatttaaatttgactacacaaccgatttgaataatactattatcaaatgatcgggctagTTGAGAGTGAACTGATGACTTATTATGATTGAATAAATGaatacgtggttcaaaagttgtgttgcttttcacaacttttgaaccacgtgtacaTTTATTCAATCATCAATTCAAagtccaacctaaatatgagtacagCGACGTTACGATTATAgcaaagtaaagccttggtgctacattccgattcggaactcgaccttctgtttatttatacacagacttcgcggccaaccgttcagtgtacaggacaattgcggggctagcgctacgatcctactgacactaacagtttcttccgagccgagactcgaactcacgacgactggcttgttaggccagcgtcgtacctcgagaccgtcaGGGACGTTTCAATtctaccacgatcaaaaaacaAATTCGAGTCATAAATCTAAAACATATTCaattcatgttatttgcatgtgttaatgtatgttcatatctgtttgaatgttatgtttcaaatgttcggtatagttacaCTGTTGGCTATCAAaagtttgttattgttttttttgttatcaaaagattgtgataaataaatcaagcaaatattatcaaggtgtatttttccgaaaattgaagtgttcgtgtaaatctatctaaacaaataataaggttgaatgagaaaggctgtgtctgcccgctaggtggattaatttaggattTTACCGTACAGATTACAACTGCGAGTATTAAAGTTTTATAAAACACTATAACAGGAGAAGATTACAAATCTCGAAACAATAGCTAACGCCACTTTAAAGACTTTAAAGACAACAATACTTATTATTGTTTGAACCAAAAATATTTGCTGGTTAGCCttgagaaaacaatttttcttactaaaaaaaaatttctctgtTACAGTGTTGCTTCGTGGAAAAAACGACTCTGTTTCAAAATTTGGGAACGGAAGTTTTCAGTcataaaaatgcatgtttggCCACTGAACCGATGATAACTCTTGTACGGGTGTTAGATATTATCAGAATATTTCCGAACAATATTGCGTAAATTTTACTGCCATAAAATACTCATAGTTAAATAGTATTTACTTTGATTGAACAAAAGTAACACGTGTTTAAAACGGTATGACGAGTACAGAGTACGAAGCTTCAAAACTATTTAGGGTAAGGTATCATGATAGGAGCAATTCAAACTCTTTTCaaggtacactaaagtcgctttttacgcgggggatacgtgccgcgtaaaaaaaaccacgtaaattctggaatccgcgtaaaaaaccagcgttaattctgcaatccgagtgaagagaaaccgaaatccgcgcaaaaaaataccgcgtaaattccggaatccacgtaaaaaaaacagcgttaattccagaatccgcataaaaaaacccgcaaaaaaaactgtgtaaaaagcgaccttaatgtacatcgcttttcatgtcacattttcaccattaatATTTTATACCGAATCCGACGTAAATTTATTCAAATGTATCGTTTTCTCTGATCATAAATTttgtatcataatcggaccattgtacttctgagacttcaagcaaTTTtccacttcgcgtgctgagctTGCATGTTGTTTGATTTGAGGtttcaaatataaatatttcagatttttttttcgcgattctaaaaatattttcgatcaCTTTTCATATTACATTAAggacgctttttacgcggatccgGAATTTACCCAGTATTTTTTTCTCACAAGGATTCCGTAATTTCTTCactcggatttcggaatttacgcggtttttacgcggattcctgaattaacgcggtatcccccgcgtaaaaagcgactttaaaacgttataaaattagattttcgaaaaatgagcttttttaaataatcaattttattttattttaaattttcattttacctttttttcacaaaaacaatattttttagagaatgtatatttttttcgagaagataaaattgttatctacaacaattaaaaaaatagcacaaaatggcatttatTGCCtaaagaaacgtctatgcaaattTTCAGCGAAATCAataatgacaatttaaaaaacctaaattaatccacctagcggtcagacccagcctttctcattcaaacttattatttgtaaaaatagatttacatgaacgcttcaatccaataaatgtatattcactcttaaggttctaaaaaatttatgttgtaatcaatacatataaaaattcagtccggtctgtccgtctgtctgtctgtctgatccatataggctcgaaaactaccaaaccgatcggcgTAAAACTTTGTAAGTAGGAGTTtctggtgccgataaaggttcctatgatagttcgagacccctccttcttcagGAAGggtggggtcccatacaaatgaaacgcaaattactgcccatctcgaaaactaattaactaaatggaaccaaatttggcagataaatgtttttagtggtaaaaaatatgttcataatgttttgacacccctccttcttttggaaggggggggggggggtgccaAACAAATGACACACatatttctgcacatcctgagaactaaccaactgaatggaaccaaatttggcaggtgaatattttttaaggtaacaaatatgtgcataatggtttgacacccctctcttttGTATGAGGGAGAggtaccatacaaatgaaacacaatttttgcacagctcaagaaccaattaagaaagtacaaccaaatttggtatgagaatgttttgagaggtaacaaatatgtccctcttctggaagcacatgtttctgcacaaatttctgcacatctcgcgaactgatcaactaaatggaaccatatttggtgattgaaagttttcagtggtaacaaatatgttccataacactgtgctacagcgatttagaacttctgaagtgacctagtgtaggttgtaggtcttgttgagagtaacattcgctcatactagaaattttccaaacacccccaaaatctgaagttatggtcgaaatacggttttttggacctcagcgcatatgttattttttaactcagtcattcaTGAACCGATTTTTAGTATTTAAACAGTTTTAGGaagaagacaaatagagctttcaaaatatatacaggtttttactaatatcaattaaacatgttgagttatttgagtttatatctaattttttagactttttcacgcaatttttcaatttaattttaaattcgactatttttgtaagaaacataccacaaatacactataatttttaaaggatattcaattccgaatcaattgaaagtagttttgtggaaatcggttgatatttggtaaagttatatattttttaagaaaacccgactttttggcttctgtcgcacaattatttcacggtgctataaatgatgaaaaaatgcaagaacttttgatgtgacttagtgtgggttgtagctagggtggtttaccggtaaaacagaaaccggtaaaaccggtaaaaccgctatttttttcaataccaaaataccggtattggagaggcgaaaaaatcggtattttcggtatttttctttaaataaaaaaaaaaaaacatacctatCTCAATATTtataatgggttcaatgatggcaatttcggtcacgggtttatTTATGTCAAACAAcctcatatcaataaagcaaaacatttattttttaatagaacagctaatctctctacacactcatactcacagaggcaacttgtgggttttgaacctaccagtttaaATACAATTTATGAAAATCAAGCtaggcagtaatcacaatcatgtcagcaaaaaaacgcaaatcattattcattttgttctatttaaaagtaaaactaaaaacctaaattaatccacctagcggtcagaccaagcctttctcattcaaacttttttttgtaaaaatagattcacatgaacgcttcattccaataaatgtatactcactctttaggttctaaaatattgatgttgtaatctatacatacaaaaatgcagtccgttctgtctgtctgtttgatccatattggctcgaaaactaccgaaccgatcgacgtgaaaatttgtatgtaggggtttttggtcccgataaaggttaatatgatagtttgaaacccctccctcttctggaaaggaggggtccaatacaaatgaaacatacatttctgcacaactcaagaacaaaccaagcaaatgaaaccgaatttggcatgtggatgttttaaagggtaacaaatatgtccataatagttcgaagctcctccctcttatggaagcacatgtttctgcacaaatttctgcacatctcgcg encodes:
- the LOC129723990 gene encoding uncharacterized protein LOC129723990, coding for MNKVKTLFHSTSLDGAAASHKSNRANNNDRLEPVVGFKLVLDPGLSTGCDNGNGDASGTINSSNQTTAANESNATVPELQVHLVGARHLPSSFGLKNVEGYMVKIKLFPGAAKFDSSIQTASWPMFGETFHFPLAASLKSSFRVKKNQPKEKPDLTIPEKVFNGNFVVFTVFALLELPPGYTATFKHKTMTFIRQGSQRLKDKPVIGKLVKDVEPPDSKSANFDQKQNLKKLTTSESQRNIGSVTYFLEPKAFKEVCKGRLFSTQEMWLPIKDITVTQPAESRVTVFQSPKGQVEVTLQLSDYTDVNFDRKQSAEDLSFNVDGPYSSTSSGCSSPSVYSPMSPTSPTSPASPTCGSPVPNSGSSRKSRFSFKRMVKSVKNRDRNQNGLCLKISTAKIRCGIKVKEEFEAVNEKIYMKTTVLEHEILSATWKSEPFRPTLSTRWNPDECTIVLPLSSERSLDHVSIRVALAAKNKLGKKVYLGQLFLGPNAANTNSIKQDQWKKMVAYKGSPISAWHSFE